The following proteins are encoded in a genomic region of Micromonospora olivasterospora:
- a CDS encoding histone-like nucleoid-structuring protein Lsr2 produces the protein MARKVITVLTDDLDGGKADRTVEFSLDGVAYTIDVSDENAGTLRKALDPYINAGRRIGRGPVDTGRATRRAGRPAVSGMDREQNRAIREWAAKKGYEISDRGRIPVSVVEAYKNR, from the coding sequence ATGGCCCGGAAAGTAATCACCGTTCTGACGGACGACCTCGACGGCGGTAAGGCGGATCGGACCGTCGAGTTCAGCCTCGATGGCGTGGCGTACACCATCGATGTCTCCGACGAGAACGCCGGCACCCTGCGCAAGGCGCTCGACCCCTACATCAACGCTGGCCGGCGCATCGGTCGAGGGCCGGTGGACACCGGCCGCGCGACCCGCCGCGCGGGTCGGCCCGCCGTCTCGGGAATGGACCGCGAGCAGAACCGCGCCATCCGGGAATGGGCCGCGAAGAAGGGGTACGAGATTTCCGACCGTGGGCGGATCCCGGTCTCGGTCGTGGAGGCCTACAAGAACCGCTGA
- the lon gene encoding endopeptidase La, protein MATLPVLPLTDAVLLPGMVIPVTLDPTTQAAVDAARATGDKKLLAVPRIDGDYGPVGAVAMIEKVGRLPSGEPAAVIRGLSRARIGSGVPGPGAALWVEATELHEPAPAGRARELAREYRALMTSVLQQRGAWQVIDAMERMTDLSELADAAGYAPWLSLAQKTELLAAPDVTARLELLVGWVKDHLAEQEVTERINTDVREGLEKSQREFLLRQQLAAIRKELGEDEPDGSADYRARVEAAELPEKVREAALREVGKLERASDASPEAGWIRTWLDTVLEMPWTTRTEDNTDLDAARAVLDADHAGLADVKDRILEYLAVRGRRAERNLGVVGGRGSGAVLALAGPPGVGKTSLGESIARALGRNFVRVSLGGVRDEAEIRGHRRTYVGALPGRIVRALREAGSMNPVVLLDEVDKLAVGYAGDPAAALLEVLDPAQNHTFRDHYLEVDLDLSDVLFLATANVVETVPGPLLDRMELVTLDGYTEDEKVAIARDHLLPRQRERAGLTADEVTVADEALARIAGEHTREAGVRQLERALAKIMRKVAVALAADPAPARVDAENLTRYLGRPRFTPESAERTAVPGVATGLAVTGAGGDVLFIEATSMEGEPGLTLTGQLGDVMKESAHIALSYLRSNGRRLGLDPNALAGRRIHLHVPAGAVPKDGPSAGITMVTALASLASGRPVRPEFGMTGEVTLSGRVLPIGGVKQKLLAAHRAGLTEVIIPARNEPDLDDLPAEVRAALTVHTLADVADVLALALRPADLDAGSLESPALAAS, encoded by the coding sequence ATGGCTACCCTTCCGGTACTTCCACTGACCGACGCCGTCCTGCTGCCCGGCATGGTCATCCCGGTGACCCTCGACCCGACCACCCAGGCCGCGGTCGACGCGGCCCGCGCCACCGGCGACAAGAAGCTGCTCGCCGTGCCCCGCATCGACGGCGACTACGGCCCCGTCGGGGCCGTCGCCATGATCGAGAAGGTGGGCCGGCTGCCCAGCGGCGAGCCCGCCGCCGTCATCCGCGGCCTGTCCCGGGCCCGGATCGGCTCCGGTGTGCCCGGCCCCGGCGCCGCCCTCTGGGTCGAGGCGACCGAACTGCACGAACCCGCCCCCGCCGGCCGGGCCCGGGAGCTCGCCCGCGAGTACCGCGCCCTGATGACCTCCGTGCTGCAACAGCGCGGCGCCTGGCAGGTCATCGACGCCATGGAGCGGATGACCGACCTGTCCGAGCTGGCCGACGCCGCCGGCTACGCGCCCTGGCTCAGCCTCGCGCAGAAGACCGAACTGCTCGCCGCGCCCGACGTCACCGCCCGGCTGGAGCTGCTGGTCGGCTGGGTGAAGGACCACCTGGCCGAGCAGGAGGTCACCGAGCGGATCAACACCGACGTCCGGGAGGGGCTGGAGAAGTCGCAGCGCGAGTTCCTGCTCCGCCAGCAGCTCGCCGCCATCCGCAAGGAACTCGGCGAGGACGAGCCGGACGGCTCCGCCGACTACCGGGCCCGGGTCGAGGCCGCCGAGCTGCCGGAGAAGGTTCGCGAGGCGGCGCTGCGCGAGGTCGGCAAGCTGGAGCGGGCCAGCGACGCCTCCCCGGAGGCGGGCTGGATCCGCACCTGGCTCGACACGGTGCTGGAGATGCCGTGGACGACGCGTACCGAGGACAACACCGACCTCGACGCGGCCCGCGCGGTGCTCGACGCCGACCACGCCGGCCTGGCCGACGTGAAGGACCGCATCCTGGAGTACCTCGCGGTGCGCGGCCGCCGCGCCGAGCGCAACCTCGGCGTGGTCGGCGGGCGCGGCTCCGGTGCGGTGCTCGCCCTCGCCGGCCCGCCCGGCGTCGGCAAGACCAGCCTCGGCGAGTCGATCGCCCGGGCGCTCGGGCGCAACTTCGTCCGGGTCTCGCTCGGCGGCGTACGCGACGAGGCGGAGATCCGCGGCCACCGGCGCACGTACGTCGGCGCGTTGCCCGGCCGGATCGTCCGGGCGCTGCGCGAGGCCGGCTCGATGAACCCGGTCGTGCTCCTCGACGAGGTGGACAAGCTGGCCGTCGGCTACGCCGGCGACCCGGCCGCCGCCCTGCTGGAGGTGCTCGACCCGGCGCAGAACCACACCTTCCGGGACCACTACCTTGAGGTCGATCTCGACCTGTCCGACGTGCTGTTCCTGGCCACCGCCAACGTCGTCGAGACCGTCCCCGGCCCGCTGCTGGACCGGATGGAGCTGGTCACCCTCGATGGCTACACCGAGGACGAGAAGGTCGCCATCGCCCGGGACCACCTGCTGCCCCGGCAGCGGGAGCGCGCCGGGCTGACCGCCGACGAGGTGACGGTCGCCGACGAGGCGCTGGCCCGGATCGCGGGGGAGCACACCCGGGAGGCCGGCGTCCGGCAGCTCGAGCGGGCCCTGGCGAAGATCATGCGCAAGGTCGCGGTGGCGCTGGCCGCAGACCCGGCCCCGGCACGCGTCGACGCCGAGAACCTGACCCGCTACCTGGGCCGGCCCAGGTTCACCCCGGAGTCGGCCGAGCGGACCGCCGTGCCCGGCGTGGCCACCGGCCTCGCGGTCACGGGCGCCGGCGGCGACGTGCTGTTCATCGAGGCGACCAGCATGGAGGGCGAGCCGGGGCTGACCCTGACCGGTCAGCTCGGCGACGTGATGAAGGAGTCGGCGCACATCGCCCTGTCGTACCTGCGCTCCAACGGGCGGCGGCTCGGGCTCGATCCGAACGCCCTCGCCGGGCGGCGGATCCACCTGCACGTCCCGGCGGGTGCGGTGCCCAAGGACGGCCCCAGCGCGGGCATCACCATGGTCACCGCGCTGGCGTCGCTGGCCAGCGGCCGACCGGTACGCCCCGAGTTCGGGATGACCGGCGAGGTGACCCTCTCCGGCCGGGTGCTGCCCATCGGCGGCGTGAAGCAGAAGCTGCTCGCCGCCCACCGCGCCGGCCTGACCGAGGTGATCATCCCGGCGCGCAACGAGCCGGACCTGGACGACCTGCCGGCCGAGGTGCGGGCGGCGCTGACCGTGCACACCCTCGCCGACGTCGCCGACGTGCTCGCCCTGGCGCTGCGCCCGGCCGACCTCGACGCCGGCTCGCTCGAGTCGCCCGCCCTGGCCGCGTCCTGA
- a CDS encoding helical backbone metal receptor: MRVVSLVPSLTEAVAVTVPRVLVGATDWCTHPAGLDVPRVGGSKYPDLDRVRELRPDLVLLNVEENRREDADALRAAGVRVLVTYPRTVPQALRELAGLLAALGVPGEPGWLRAARRAWTGPTPAEGRRAVVPVWRRPWVVLGADTFAGDVLSRLGVANAYAGHAERYPRPAVAELRAAAPELVVLPDEPYRFTVDDGPEAFPGIPCALISGRHLTWYGPSLAEAPALLAAQLARPVVHPAA; encoded by the coding sequence GTGCGGGTGGTGTCCCTCGTGCCGTCGCTGACCGAGGCCGTGGCGGTGACCGTGCCGCGGGTGCTGGTCGGCGCGACGGACTGGTGCACCCACCCGGCGGGGCTGGACGTGCCGAGGGTCGGCGGCAGCAAGTACCCCGACCTCGACCGGGTACGCGAGCTGCGACCCGACCTCGTGCTGCTCAACGTCGAGGAGAACCGCCGGGAGGACGCGGACGCGCTGCGCGCGGCCGGGGTGCGGGTGCTCGTCACGTATCCCCGTACGGTGCCGCAGGCGCTCCGGGAGTTGGCCGGGCTGCTCGCCGCGCTCGGCGTACCCGGCGAACCGGGCTGGCTGCGGGCGGCCCGGCGGGCGTGGACGGGGCCGACCCCGGCGGAGGGCCGACGGGCGGTCGTGCCGGTGTGGCGCCGCCCGTGGGTGGTGCTCGGCGCGGACACCTTCGCCGGCGACGTGCTGAGCCGGCTCGGCGTCGCGAACGCCTACGCCGGGCACGCCGAGCGCTACCCCCGACCCGCCGTGGCCGAGCTGCGCGCGGCGGCGCCGGAGCTGGTGGTGCTGCCGGACGAGCCCTACCGGTTCACCGTCGACGACGGTCCCGAGGCGTTCCCCGGCATCCCGTGCGCGCTGATCTCCGGCCGCCATCTCACCTGGTACGGCCCGTCGCTGGCCGAGGCGCCCGCGCTGCTCGCCGCGCAGCTGGCCCGGCCCGTGGTCCACCCGGCCGCCTGA
- a CDS encoding L,D-transpeptidase — protein MDLRRRVTLFAVTIAATPLVIGGCTADRKAESAREAKPPTVTLSPADKARDIPVSAEIGTTVAHGKVTGVRLKDDKGAEVRGEPREDGSTWVPSEPLANGRTYTAEVTATGDRGKTTTSTTTFTTMRRPSTPPITSTLYFAGNQTYGTAMPVTVAFEPGVPKEARAEVQKRLFVKTDPPQPGTWSWLEDGTQVYYRAPDFWKPGTQISVRAGLQGLPIGKDLIGDADRKATSKIGRQVSLDIDNATKQMSVFQDGKLLRRIPVSLGKPSTPSSSGKMVIMEKHERTTFDTRGEPDGGYVVDVDDAQRLTWGGEFIHSAPWSEGDQGYTNVSHGCANVSATAADWLMGITQVGDLVTVKGTEVQLQAGNGWTAWNVSWDEFTKGSALPVPAGLRPAPTTTAPHPGAVAGGNAPAPVPSASGG, from the coding sequence ATGGACCTGAGGCGACGAGTCACGCTATTCGCGGTAACCATCGCTGCCACGCCACTGGTCATCGGCGGATGCACCGCCGACCGGAAGGCGGAGTCGGCGCGGGAGGCCAAGCCACCCACGGTCACCCTGTCGCCCGCCGACAAGGCCAGGGACATCCCGGTCAGCGCCGAGATCGGCACCACCGTGGCCCACGGCAAGGTCACCGGCGTGCGGCTGAAGGACGACAAGGGGGCCGAGGTCCGGGGCGAGCCCCGTGAGGACGGGTCCACCTGGGTGCCGAGCGAGCCGCTGGCGAACGGCCGGACGTACACCGCGGAGGTGACGGCGACCGGCGACCGGGGGAAGACCACCACGAGTACGACGACGTTCACCACGATGCGGAGGCCGAGCACGCCGCCGATCACCAGCACCCTCTACTTTGCCGGCAACCAGACGTACGGCACGGCGATGCCGGTGACCGTCGCCTTCGAGCCGGGCGTGCCGAAGGAGGCCCGGGCGGAGGTGCAGAAGCGGCTGTTCGTCAAGACCGACCCGCCGCAGCCGGGCACCTGGTCGTGGCTGGAGGACGGCACCCAGGTGTACTACCGCGCCCCGGACTTTTGGAAGCCCGGCACGCAGATCAGCGTCCGGGCCGGGTTGCAGGGGCTGCCCATCGGCAAGGACCTCATCGGCGACGCCGACCGGAAGGCCACCTCGAAGATCGGCCGCCAGGTCTCCCTCGACATCGACAACGCCACCAAGCAGATGTCGGTGTTCCAGGACGGCAAGCTGCTGCGGCGCATCCCGGTCAGCCTCGGCAAGCCGAGCACGCCGAGTTCCAGCGGCAAGATGGTGATCATGGAAAAGCACGAGCGGACGACGTTCGACACCCGCGGCGAGCCCGACGGCGGCTACGTCGTGGACGTCGACGACGCCCAGCGGCTGACCTGGGGCGGCGAGTTCATCCACTCGGCGCCGTGGTCGGAGGGGGACCAGGGCTACACCAACGTCTCCCACGGTTGCGCCAACGTCTCCGCCACCGCGGCCGACTGGCTGATGGGCATCACCCAGGTCGGCGACCTGGTCACCGTCAAGGGCACGGAGGTGCAGTTGCAGGCGGGCAACGGCTGGACGGCCTGGAACGTCAGCTGGGACGAGTTCACCAAGGGCAGCGCCCTGCCGGTCCCGGCCGGCCTGCGCCCCGCCCCGACCACCACGGCGCCGCACCCGGGGGCGGTCGCCGGGGGCAACGCACCCGCGCCGGTGCCCTCGGCGAGCGGCGGCTGA
- a CDS encoding right-handed parallel beta-helix repeat-containing protein — protein sequence MPFVGLPAAVRYRRPAVAGAPLHCDATDYGLRGDGVTNDQPALAALVDRLGDGYAADGRARVIYCPPGIYSIRDAGTVWRSGVSLIGAGPGATRFLLSNEGNRADPTPLAYWTAVQHGAGRDRHLADCTFADFEIDGSGVAMAEYNYLAKGLGLQYVVRGLFRNLYVHHTAATGLGCDFLQDTVIESVLAVGCGRLDNGEEMGGAGIGVGIGGWGTMERLTIANCTTVGNGTNGIFLELQKCRWPPPRGYRIIGCHSEGNRFGISDWGADGLIVSGCTLTGNLEAGFDVSAKGTSGIAGRGGLLTDCVIDGNVRDGISMGNTPGPYTIRGNRISGNGAYGYHEHNLGRGYEGPARDVVVESNDVWGNGLDGVRIDRPMADAVLLNNRVRNNGRQYAGACAGGGDSVRYNDKTLVDRTADWPDDGHRGKVLRVGERVAVVAANDATELTLAPVRPDAFAAWSGDTPPPGCPYELPAAPDRRAGITVNAAVDSATIRGNRIWDNQHDRTQTHGLWITELGSCVGCRVEDNDLAGNGVAATRLDTPPLGGRWERNHGDQDWD from the coding sequence GTGCCGTTCGTGGGGCTGCCCGCCGCCGTCCGGTACCGTCGCCCGGCCGTCGCCGGGGCGCCGCTGCACTGCGACGCCACCGACTACGGGCTGCGCGGCGACGGGGTGACCAACGACCAGCCGGCGCTGGCCGCGCTGGTGGACCGCCTCGGCGACGGCTACGCCGCCGACGGGCGCGCCCGGGTGATCTACTGCCCGCCGGGCATCTACTCCATCCGGGACGCGGGCACGGTCTGGCGCAGCGGGGTGTCCCTGATCGGCGCCGGGCCGGGCGCCACCCGGTTCCTGCTGAGCAACGAGGGCAACCGCGCCGACCCGACCCCGCTGGCGTACTGGACCGCCGTCCAGCACGGCGCCGGCCGGGACCGGCACCTCGCGGACTGCACCTTCGCCGACTTCGAGATCGACGGCTCCGGTGTCGCCATGGCCGAGTACAACTACCTCGCCAAGGGCCTCGGCCTCCAGTACGTGGTGCGCGGCTTGTTCCGCAACCTCTACGTCCACCACACCGCCGCGACGGGCCTGGGCTGCGACTTCCTCCAGGACACGGTGATCGAGTCGGTGCTGGCGGTCGGCTGTGGCCGGCTGGACAACGGCGAGGAGATGGGCGGCGCGGGCATCGGCGTCGGCATCGGCGGCTGGGGAACGATGGAACGGCTGACCATCGCCAACTGCACCACCGTCGGCAACGGCACCAACGGCATCTTCCTGGAGCTGCAGAAGTGCCGGTGGCCGCCGCCGCGTGGCTACCGCATCATCGGCTGCCACAGCGAGGGCAACCGGTTCGGCATCTCCGACTGGGGCGCCGACGGGCTGATCGTCTCGGGCTGCACCCTCACCGGCAACCTGGAGGCCGGCTTCGACGTCTCCGCCAAGGGGACCTCCGGGATCGCCGGGCGGGGCGGCCTGCTGACCGACTGCGTCATCGACGGCAACGTCCGCGACGGGATCAGCATGGGCAACACCCCCGGCCCGTACACGATCCGGGGCAACCGGATCAGCGGCAACGGCGCGTACGGCTACCACGAGCACAACCTGGGGCGCGGCTACGAGGGCCCGGCGCGGGACGTGGTCGTCGAGAGCAACGACGTCTGGGGCAACGGCCTGGACGGCGTCCGGATCGACCGGCCGATGGCCGACGCGGTGCTGCTGAACAACCGCGTCCGCAACAACGGCCGGCAGTACGCCGGCGCCTGCGCCGGGGGCGGCGACTCGGTGCGCTACAACGACAAGACGCTGGTCGACCGGACGGCGGACTGGCCGGACGACGGGCACCGGGGCAAGGTGCTGCGGGTCGGCGAGCGCGTCGCGGTGGTGGCCGCGAACGACGCCACCGAGCTGACCCTCGCCCCGGTCCGCCCGGACGCCTTCGCCGCCTGGAGCGGGGACACCCCGCCGCCCGGCTGCCCGTACGAGCTGCCGGCGGCACCGGACCGCCGGGCCGGCATCACCGTCAACGCGGCGGTCGACTCGGCCACCATCCGGGGCAACCGGATCTGGGACAACCAGCACGACCGGACGCAGACCCACGGGCTGTGGATCACCGAGCTGGGCAGCTGCGTCGGCTGTCGGGTGGAGGACAACGACCTGGCCGGCAACGGTGTGGCCGCGACCCGCCTGGACACCCCGCCGCTCGGCGGGCGGTGGGAACGCAACCACGGCGACCAGGACTGGGACTGA
- a CDS encoding FKBP-type peptidyl-prolyl cis-trans isomerase, with the protein MDKPEVGPIEGAPPADLVIEDITVGEGPEAQPGQRTTVHYVGVAHSTGREFDASWNRGEPFEFPLGGGRVIAGWDQGVVGMRVGGRRKLTIPPHLGYGSRGAGGVIKPGETLVFVVDLLGVR; encoded by the coding sequence ATGGACAAGCCCGAGGTAGGCCCGATCGAGGGCGCGCCGCCCGCCGATCTCGTCATCGAGGACATCACCGTCGGCGAGGGCCCGGAGGCCCAGCCCGGCCAGCGAACCACCGTCCACTACGTCGGGGTGGCCCACTCGACCGGCCGGGAGTTCGACGCCTCCTGGAACCGGGGCGAGCCCTTCGAGTTCCCGCTCGGCGGCGGTCGCGTCATCGCCGGCTGGGACCAGGGCGTCGTGGGCATGCGGGTCGGCGGCCGGCGCAAGCTCACCATCCCGCCGCACCTCGGGTACGGCAGCCGAGGCGCGGGCGGCGTCATCAAGCCGGGCGAGACGCTCGTCTTCGTCGTCGACCTGCTCGGCGTCCGCTAG
- a CDS encoding DUF2726 domain-containing protein, with amino-acid sequence MTSTGSDDGSLLRPLVASTGRGPVLVRGGHLVYAARRLAELLHGRPPGVTGHQWNSAGRESFDYVVCAGDTGRPLFAVEFGAPTAADPAAERGERMKNAVCAAVGLEVLRIASPTLRAADHGRRVVEYVIDARGYAAAVGPEPEHVDPVEAAPVAFRDIVGRLPDGRSGHVNDLGALARAAAVEAYVARRLADPIVRGLHVCWTDGPAEGWSWVEVFPGRCLVERVEVWEHRFSCGVDPGRLAEDLAAAAVGERLRALDAAGPDLMARERLDRDIRRLRERGGEMRDGFGFAHLCA; translated from the coding sequence ATGACGAGCACCGGCAGTGACGACGGCTCCCTACTGCGCCCGCTCGTGGCGTCGACCGGCCGCGGGCCGGTCCTCGTCCGCGGCGGCCACCTGGTGTACGCCGCCCGGCGGCTCGCGGAACTGCTGCACGGCCGTCCGCCCGGGGTCACCGGTCACCAGTGGAACTCGGCCGGCCGGGAGTCCTTCGACTACGTGGTCTGCGCCGGCGACACCGGGCGCCCGCTGTTCGCCGTCGAGTTCGGGGCCCCGACGGCGGCCGACCCCGCGGCCGAGCGCGGCGAGCGGATGAAGAACGCCGTGTGCGCGGCGGTCGGTCTGGAGGTGCTGCGGATCGCCTCGCCCACCCTGCGCGCGGCCGACCACGGCCGCCGGGTCGTGGAGTACGTCATCGACGCGCGCGGCTACGCCGCGGCCGTCGGGCCCGAGCCGGAGCACGTCGATCCGGTGGAGGCCGCCCCGGTCGCGTTCCGCGACATCGTCGGCCGGCTGCCGGACGGGCGCAGCGGGCACGTCAACGATCTCGGCGCGCTCGCCCGGGCCGCGGCGGTGGAGGCGTACGTGGCCCGGCGGTTGGCCGACCCGATCGTCCGGGGCCTGCACGTGTGCTGGACGGACGGACCGGCCGAGGGCTGGAGCTGGGTCGAGGTGTTCCCCGGCCGCTGCCTGGTGGAGCGGGTGGAGGTGTGGGAGCACCGCTTCTCCTGCGGCGTGGACCCGGGCCGGCTCGCCGAGGACCTGGCGGCCGCGGCCGTGGGCGAGCGGCTGCGCGCCCTGGACGCCGCCGGGCCCGACCTGATGGCCCGGGAGCGGCTCGACCGCGACATCCGGCGGCTGCGGGAACGCGGCGGCGAAATGCGGGACGGCTTCGGCTTCGCACATCTCTGCGCCTGA
- a CDS encoding STAS domain-containing protein has product MQERNDRFHVQVSVGDHAVEVRATGEVDIATVGVLRSALWAAPSRPLLRLDLSGVRLLSAAGVRALLAAHRRIRARGGVLVLVDPAPTVARVLRVTGLHRVIPVWPAAPAGALPARPLSLVPPAEVPVAASLAGPLGALVPIAQPTAAPVLACA; this is encoded by the coding sequence ATGCAGGAGCGCAACGACCGGTTCCACGTGCAGGTCAGCGTGGGGGACCACGCGGTGGAGGTGCGGGCGACCGGCGAGGTCGACATCGCCACCGTCGGTGTGCTCCGCTCGGCGCTGTGGGCCGCGCCGTCGCGGCCGCTGCTCCGGCTCGACCTCTCCGGCGTCCGGCTGCTCTCCGCCGCCGGGGTCCGGGCCCTGCTCGCCGCGCACCGTCGGATCCGCGCCCGCGGCGGGGTGCTGGTGCTGGTCGACCCGGCGCCCACGGTCGCCCGTGTGCTGCGCGTGACGGGCCTGCACCGCGTCATCCCGGTCTGGCCGGCCGCCCCGGCCGGGGCGCTCCCCGCGCGTCCGCTGTCGCTCGTCCCGCCGGCCGAGGTGCCGGTCGCGGCGTCGCTCGCCGGCCCGCTCGGGGCGCTCGTGCCGATCGCGCAGCCGACCGCCGCGCCGGTGCTGGCCTGCGCCTGA
- a CDS encoding DICT sensory domain-containing protein: MHSGGPPELLTKRSLVAVSHAVEQAALATAEDGPLLVMALFQRLPYLERELPVYARIAETAAATVVGVAGQCPEALPAGLCGVVLDEAEDLAREWTVVALTPRFGAALVAYDRAEVEPAATLESGRIFEGWWGFRRDEALHEALRLRDRLAERLPASVRAAVDGVLARVSDLPSTPGEARGEAALRLMFSHAERAARARRSPGSGAGAPAPAEGGPGPLDEPGMRRWTGADGVTASGTLPVALVGVRVDEPAGVPERFGRRTTGREAQAVIRAVTAPLRPVDRAVRLTDQEYLLILPSLTEEQAVAVAGQVHEAVTALAQSYPFVAFAVHAAVTVTTRRPLPVADVRHAVGWAAREGVPVARLAPEAAEAPAGR; encoded by the coding sequence GTGCACAGTGGAGGGCCTCCGGAACTGTTGACCAAGCGCAGCCTCGTCGCTGTCTCCCACGCCGTCGAGCAGGCCGCGCTGGCCACCGCCGAGGACGGCCCGCTGCTGGTGATGGCGCTGTTCCAGCGGCTGCCGTACCTCGAGCGGGAACTTCCGGTCTACGCCCGGATCGCGGAGACGGCCGCGGCGACCGTGGTGGGCGTGGCGGGGCAGTGCCCCGAGGCGCTGCCGGCGGGGCTGTGCGGGGTGGTCCTGGACGAGGCGGAGGACCTGGCCCGGGAGTGGACGGTCGTCGCGCTGACCCCCCGGTTCGGCGCGGCCCTGGTCGCGTACGACCGGGCGGAGGTCGAGCCCGCCGCCACGCTGGAGTCCGGCCGGATCTTCGAGGGATGGTGGGGGTTCCGCCGGGACGAGGCGCTGCACGAGGCGCTCCGGCTGCGCGACCGGCTGGCCGAGCGGCTGCCCGCGTCGGTCCGGGCCGCCGTGGACGGGGTCCTCGCCCGGGTAAGCGACCTGCCCTCGACCCCCGGCGAGGCGCGCGGCGAGGCGGCGCTGCGGCTGATGTTCTCCCACGCCGAGCGGGCCGCCCGGGCGCGGCGGTCCCCTGGCTCCGGCGCCGGCGCTCCGGCACCCGCCGAGGGCGGCCCGGGGCCGCTGGACGAGCCGGGGATGCGGCGTTGGACGGGCGCGGACGGGGTGACCGCCTCGGGCACGCTCCCGGTCGCGCTGGTGGGCGTGCGGGTGGACGAGCCGGCCGGCGTGCCGGAACGCTTCGGGCGGCGCACCACCGGCCGGGAGGCGCAGGCAGTGATCCGGGCGGTCACCGCCCCGCTGCGCCCGGTCGACCGGGCGGTGCGCCTGACGGACCAGGAGTACCTGCTGATCCTGCCGTCGCTGACCGAGGAGCAGGCGGTGGCGGTGGCCGGCCAGGTCCACGAGGCGGTCACCGCGCTGGCCCAGTCGTACCCGTTCGTGGCCTTCGCGGTGCACGCGGCGGTCACGGTGACCACCCGCCGGCCGCTGCCCGTGGCCGACGTCCGGCACGCCGTCGGGTGGGCCGCCCGGGAGGGCGTGCCGGTCGCCCGGCTGGCCCCGGAGGCGGCCGAGGCGCCGGCCGGGCGGTAG